One Hippoglossus hippoglossus isolate fHipHip1 chromosome 5, fHipHip1.pri, whole genome shotgun sequence genomic window carries:
- the LOC117761762 gene encoding gamma-glutamyl hydrolase-like isoform X1 codes for MNQPLNSRPIIGVLADETRKDEQATRGYSYIPACYVKYLEAAGARVVPVRLNLPEEEYTKIFNSINGLLLPGGVSNLLTSPNSRTSGIFYNLALRANDASDYFPILGTCQGFQQLTVLTAKEHLLTRTDTKAVALPLNFTPMAHSSRLFQSFPKDVLRSLTEENITPHFHKWSLSSEAFNGNPRLNNFYKALSTNHDGKQEFISTIEAYQYPFYGLQWHPEKTPFEWIDKPGMIHSAAAIRASFYTSSFFVSEARKSSHRFPSQEEEESALIYNFCPVFRGMKSIFIQYYYFD; via the exons ATGAACCAGCCTCTCAACAGCCGACCCATCATCG GGGTGTTGGCGGATGAAACCCGTAAAGACGAACAGGCTACAAGGGGCTATTCCTACATCCCTGCTTGCTATGTGAAATACCTGGAGGCAGCCGGGGCCAGGGTCGTACCTGTCAG ATTAAATCTCCCAGAAGAAGAATATACCAAGATATTCAACTCAATCAACGG GTTGTTGCTGCCGGGAGGAGTTTCAAATCTGCTGACGTCACCAAACAGTCGAACCTCCGGTATTTTTTACAACTTGGCTCTGAGG gccaACGATGCTTCGGACTACTTCCCCATCTTGGGAACTTGTCAGGGCTTCCAGCAGCTGACTGTCTTAACAGCGAAGGAACACCTGCTCACGCGCACTGACACCAAGGCTGTGGCTCTGCCGCTCAACTTCACACCAA TGGCCCATTCCAGCCGTCTGTTTCAGAGTTTCCCCAAAGATGTGCTGAGGTCTCTGACCGAGGAAAACATCACCCCCCACTTCCACAAGTGGAGTCTGTCCTCCGAG GCCTTCAACGGGAATCCCAGGCTGAATAATTTTTACAAGGCCCTGTCGACGAACCACGATGGGAAGCAAGAATTCATCTCCACTATCGAAG CCTACCAGTATCCATTTTATGGACTTCAGTGGCATCCGGAGAAAACCCCCTTTGAGTGGATCGACAAACCGGGGATGATTCACTCCGCCGCTGCAATAAGAGCTTCCTTCTACACTTCCAGCTTCTTCGTCTCTGAAG CCAGGAAGAGCAGCCATCGTTTCCCgagtcaggaggaggaagagagcgcGCTCATCTACAACTTCTGTCCCGTCTTCAGAGGCATGAAGTCCATCTTCATTCAGTACTATTACTTTGATTGA
- the LOC117761174 gene encoding gamma-glutamyl hydrolase-like, protein MESVREKLCSCVNCLLSSVGVLADETRKDEQATWGYSYIPACYVKYLEAAGARVVPVRLNLPEEEYTKIFNSINGFMLPGGGANLLASPYRRTAEIFFNLALRANDASDYFPILGTCLGFEQLTVLIAKENLLTRTDTTAVALPLNFTPMAHTSRLFGSFPKDVLRSLTEENIAPHFHKWSLGSEAFNGNPKLKNFYKALSTNHDGKQEFISTIEAYQYPFYGLQWHPEKTPFEWIDKPGMIHSTAAIRASFYTSSFFVSEARKSSHRFPSQEEEESALIYNFCPVFRGMKSIFIQYYYFD, encoded by the exons ATGGAGAGTGTTCGAGAgaag TTGTGTTCGTGCGTTAACTGTCTCCTGTCCTCTGTAGGGGTGTTGGCGGATGAAACCCGTAAAGACGAACAGGCTACATGGGGCTATTCCTACATCCCTGCTTGCTATGTGAAATACCTGGAGGCAGCCGGGGCCAGGGTCGTACCTGTCAG ATTAAATCTCCCAGAAGAAGAATATACCAAGATATTCAACTCAATCAACGG GTTCATGCTGCCGGGAGGAGGTGCAAATCTGCTGGCGTCGCCCTACAGACGAACCGCCGAAATTTTTTTCAACTTGGCTCTGAGG gccaACGATGCTTCGGACTACTTCCCCATCTTGGGAACTTGTCTGGGCTTCGAGCAGCTGACTGTCTTAATAGCGAAGGAAAACCTGCTCACGCGCACTGACACCACGGCTGTGGCTCTGCCGCTCAACTTCACACCAA TGGCACATACCAGCCGTCTGTTTGGGAGTTTCCCCAAAGATGTGCTGAGGTCTCTGACCGAGGAAAACATCGCCCCCCACTTCCACAAGTGGAGTCTGGGCTCCGAG GCCTTCAACGGGAATCCCAAGCTGAAGAACTTTTACAAGGCCCTGTCGACGAACCACGATGGGAAGCAAGAATTCATCTCCACTATCGAAG CCTACCAGTATCCATTTTATGGACTTCAGTGGCATCCGGAGAAAACCCCCTTTGAGTGGATCGACAAACCGGGGATGATTCACTCCACCGCTGCAATAAGAGCTTCCTTCTACACTTCCAGCTTCTTCGTCTCTGAAG CCAGGAAGAGCAGCCATCGTTTCCCgagtcaggaggaggaagagagcgcGCTCATCTACAACTTCTGTCCCGTCTTCAGAGGCATGAAGTCCATCTTCATTCAGTACTATTACTTTGATTGA